One Drosophila santomea strain STO CAGO 1482 chromosome X, Prin_Dsan_1.1, whole genome shotgun sequence DNA segment encodes these proteins:
- the LOC120456356 gene encoding probable ATP-dependent RNA helicase DDX10 codes for MQRQKPKGPGKPGPRFKPGSGKSKGAPGGRKSGDNNQKRPRQEFNKSRLAATEAEIKELQAKYAEIDATTIKKFAHFPLSKKTLKALTESKFVHPTQVQRDSIGPALQGKDVLGAAVTGSGKTLAFLIPVLEHLFMNKWSRSDGVGAIIISPTRELAYQIFETLKKVGKHHDFSAGLIIGGKNLKFERTRMDQCNILICTPGRLLQHMDENPLFNTSTMEVLVLDEADRCLDMGFQKALNSIIENFPPVRQTMLFSATQTNTVQDLARLNLKDPVYVGYGGATAGEEPSSSTKKAPNTAVLAVPELLQQSYVVLNLEDKITMLWSFIKNHLKQKIIVFVSSCKQAKYLYEIFCKLRPGSPLLALYGTLHQDRRIAIYEDFLRKSHVVMFSTDVASRGLDFPAVNWVVQLDCPEDVSQYIHRAGRSARNKTRGECLLVLTPSEEEYMISALKEQLNIDIRCVQIDPKKLFSPRVKIEAFLAQFPELRATAQRAFLSYIKSVFLMRNKRLFNVFSLDLDAFAQSLGLAVTPRVPFLEKFLWRQKQLQQQKEQGDKPTADNPVLSKMTKQQSFGGADDDEENSDDDDFIKVKRKDHDVEGEPVQLDEVEATENEAEGPLVVPKREKLVTKASLAKKALKKNLQVNSKLKFDDEGETMADDRSQMKALSARQRTENQDDDDGGIDLVLSKALLTEEDQYDKQRFRELVKKRHKLQREKLRKKTEEAKGSDEEDEQQDDGNADDAGTESDHSVDLSWLPDPDKVYKNKANTSDGNEDAHTESKSESSDASDDEDDDDSDDEPAYKKSKLTNKMTLMDTEAIAASLLGS; via the exons ATGCAACGCCAGAAACCCAAGGGACCCGGCAAACCGGGTCCGCGCTTCAAGCCGGGCTCCGGCAAGAGCAAAGGAGCTCCTGGTGGCCGAAAAAGTGGCGACAACAACCAGAAACGTCCGCGCCAGGAGTTCAACAAGTCGCGACTGGCCGCCACCGAAGCGGAGATCAAGGAACTGCAGGCCAAATACGCGGAGATCGATGCTACTACCATCAAGAAGTTCGCCCACTTTCCGCTGTCCAAGAAGACCCTAAAGGCACTGACGGAGTCCAAGTTCGTGCATCCCACACAGGTGCAGCGGGACAGCATTGGACCCGCTTTGCAGGGCAAGGATGTGCTGGGTGCGGCCGTCACAGGCAGTGGCAAGACACTGGCCTTTCTCATACCC GTTCTGGAGCATCTATTCATGAACAAATGGTCGCGCTCCGATGGCGTTGGCGCCATCATCATCTCGCCCACCCGCGAGCTGGCCTACCAGATATTCGAGACCCTAAAGAAGGTGGGAAAACACCACGACTTCTCCGCCGGCCTCATCATCGGAGGCAAGAACCTGAAGTTCGAGCGGACTCGCATGGACCAGTGCAACATATTGATTTGCACACCCGGCAGGTTGCTGCAGCACATGGACGAGAATCCGCTCTTCAATACGAGCACCATGGAGGTGTTGGTCCTGGATGAAGCCGATCGCTGTTTGGATATGGGTTTCCAAAAGGCCCTAAACTCAATCATAGAAAATTTCCCACCCGTGCGTCAAACGATGCTATTCTCGGCCACGCAAACGAATACGGTGCAGGATTTAGCGAGGCTCAATCTAAAAGATCCGGTCTACGTTGGCTACGGAGGAGCGACGGCAGGTGAAGAACCCAGCTCCAGCACGAAGAAGGCTCCGAACACCGCTGTCTTGGCAGTTCCCGAGCTTTTGCAGCAGAGCTATGTGGTGTTGAACCTCGAGGATAAGATCACCATGCTGTGGTCGTTCATCAAGAACCATTTGAAGCAAAAGATCATTGTCTTCGTATCCAGTTGCAAGCAGGCCAAGTACCTGTACGAGATATTTTGCAAACTGCGACCGGGTAGCCCGCTGCTGGCTCTATATGGAACCCTTCATCAGGATCGCCGCATTGCCATCTACGAGGATTTCCTTCGTAAGAGCCACGTCGTCATGTTCTCCACTGATGTGGCATCGCGCGGCCTGGACTTTCCTGCTGTCAATTGGGTGGTGCAGTTGGACTGCCCGGAGGATGTTTCCCAGTACATTCATCGAGCGGGACGCTCTGCCCGAAACAAGACGCGCGGCGAGTGTCTGTTGGTTTTGACACCCAGCGAGGAGGAGTACATGATTAGTGCACTCAAGGAACAGTTGAATATTGACATTCGGTGTGTGCAAATCGATCCCAAGAAGCTCTTCTCGCCGCGCGTCAAGATCGAGGCCTTTCTGGCCCAATTTCCCGAACTGAGAGCCACCGCCCAGCGCGCCTTCCTTTCGTACATAAAATCCGTGTTCCTGATGCGCAACAAGCGCTTGTTCAATGTGTTTAGTCTCGATTTAGATGCATTTGCTCAGTCGCTGGGCTTGGCGGTTACGCCGCGTGTTCCCTTCCTCGAAAAATTCCTGTGGCGCCagaagcagctgcagcagcagaaggaaCAAGGTGATAAACCAACAGCTGACAATCCAGTGCTCAGCAAGATGACCAAGCAGCAGAGCTTTGGCGgcgctgatgatgatgaagagAACAGTGATGACGACGACTTTATCAAGGTGAAACGTAAGGATCACGATGTGGAAGGAGAACCAGTTCAACTGGACGAAGTCGAAGCCACAGAGAATGAGGCAGAGGGTCCACTTGTAGTGCCCAAGCGAGAGAAGCTGGTAACCAAGGCCTCGCTGGCCAAGAAGGCGCTGAAGAAGAACCTGCAGGTCAACTCCAAGCTGAAGTTCGATGACGAGGGCGAAACTATGGCAGATGATCGCAGCCAAATGAAGGCTTTGAGTGCCAGGCAGAGAACAGAGAACCAAGACGACGACGATGGAGGCATCGATCTTGTGCTGTCCAAGGCACTGCTCACAGAGGAGGATCAATACGACAAGCAGCGATTCCGGGAGCTGGTCAAGAAGCGGCACAAACTGCAACGGGAGAAGCTGCGCAAGAAGACGGAGGAGGCCAAGGGCAGCGACGAGGAAGATGAGCAGCAGGATGATGGCAATGCCGACGATGCTGGCACTGAGAGTGACCATTCAGTGGACCTCTCCTGGCTGCCGGATCCCGACAAGGTCTATAAAAATAAGGCTAACACTTCGGATGGAAATGAAGACGCGCATACTGAATCCAAATCAGAGTCAAGCGATGCATCCGACGATGAGGACGACGATGACTCCGATGATGAACCCGCCTACAAAAAGTCCAAGCTGACGAATAAGATGACACTTATGGACACGGAGGCCATCGCGGCCAGTCTTTTGGGCAGCTAA